A window of Micromonospora sp. WMMC415 genomic DNA:
GGTAGCGGCGTGACCATCTGGACCGCGGGATTCGGCGTGCCGGATCTGGCCGCTCGCAGCGGGCTGAGCACGGATGCCCTGGGGCGCCTGCTCACCGACGAGTCGCTCACGAGCGTGGACGACACACGCGTCGTCGCGGCCGGGGACTCGGCGGCACCGTCGAACCTGCCGGTGCGGATGAGCTGCCAGTCCGCGGTGCAGCTGGGTCCGCAGGCCGCCGAGACGGTGCTGAGCCGGATCGCCGGCGAGCAGCCCGCCGACTTCAACGTCGGGTTCTCCGGCCAGTGCATCAGCCTGGGGCGCCGCGCCGGAATGGTCCAGTACGCCAAGAAGAACGACATCGCGACCGGGGTGTTCTCGGTGGGCGGCCGGACCATGGCGATGCTCAAGGAGACCGTGTGCAGGAGCACCGTCTGGCAGATGGCGCACGAGGCGCGCAGACCCGGCTCGCTCAATCTCTGGTTCAAGGATCGCCAGCGCCAGGAGTTGCGGCGCGCCAAGGGCGGCGAGGCGCCGGCGGTCACCGGCCGGCGGGCTCAAGGATAGGTGCCGAGATGAGCGACCACGCCGGTGACCCGGCGACCGAGACCTTCGTCGCCCACCGAAACCTGCTCTTCACCGTCGCCTACGAGATCCTCGGGTCGGCGGCCGACGCGGAGGACGTGCTGCAGGAGACCTGGCTGCGGTGGGTCAAGGTCGAACTCGATCAGGTACGCGATCAGCGCGCCTACCTGATCCGGATCACCACCCGCCAGTCGCTGAACCGCCTGCGCACCCTGCAGCGGCGCAAGGAGGCGTATGTCGGTCCCTGGCTGCCCGAGCCGCTGCTCACCCCGCCGGACACCGCGGAGGATGTCGAGCTGGCCGAGAGTGTGTCGATGGCGATGATGCTCGTCCTCGAGACGCTCTCGCCGACCGAGCGCGCCGTCTTCGTGCTGCGCGAGGCGTTCGACGTCAGCTACGACGAGATCGCCGCCGCCGTCGGCAAGAGCCCGGCGGCCGTACGCCAGATCGCTCACCGCGCCCGCCGGCACGTCGATGCCCGCCGCCCCCGCACGGTGGTCTCCCCGAGCGAGAGGCGGGCGGCGTTGGAGGCGTTCCAGCGGGCGGTCGAGACCAGCGACCTGCGGGGCCTGCTCGACGTGCTCGCGCCCGACGTGGTCGTGGTCGGCGACGGCGGCGGCGTCAAACAGGCCGCCCTGCGGCCGATCGTCGGCGCGGAGAAGACTGTCCGCATGTTCTTCGGTTCCATGCGGAAGGTCGGAGGCACGCTCACCACCGAAGCGACCGTGATCAACGGCAATCCGGCACTGCTGTTTCGCCTGGACGGGGAGATCGACGGCGTCGCCGCGCTGCGGATCGAGGACGCTCGCGTCACCGGCATCTACTACGTCCGTAACCCGGAGAAGCTGTCCCGGATCGAGTCCGAAACCCCGCTCACCCTACGCTGAGCCGACGTTGAGCAGCTACGTCTGGTTGGAGGCCGGGTGGACAGGTTCATCGAACCCCTCGCCTGGTTGGCGGGGTTACGAGGCTGGCGGCGGCGCGCCTAGTTGCGCCACCTCCCGCCACGCCAACGCCACTGCGGCCAGAACGGCCAGCGGCTTGGCGCGAGCAAGCCGGTTTGACCCAGGAGGGCATCGGGAGCCTGGCCCGGAGAAGCGTCGCATCATGCTGTTCAGGCGCTATCATCGCTTCATGGCGATTGGTTGCGCACCTGGTCTCGAACCTGCGGTGGCGTTGTTCCGGTCCCTCGGTGACCCGACCCGGCTGGCGATCCTGCACCGGCTCGCGTCCGGGGAGGCGCGGGTGGTGGACCTGACCAACGAGCTGGGCCTGGCGCAGTCGACGGTGTCGAAGCACCTGGCCTGTCTTCGTGACTGCCGGCTGGTCGACTACCGGGTCGACGGTCGCCAGTCGTTCTACGCGCTGACCCGACCTGAGCTGCTCGACCTGCTGCGCTCGGCAGAGCAGGTCCTGGCGGCCACCGGTGAGGCCGTAGCCCTCTGCCCGGTCTACGGGACGCCGGCCGGCTCCGCGGCGGGGGCGACCGCGTGAGCACGTCCCTGCTGACTCCGGAGCGTCGGGCGGTGCTGTCCCGGCGCAGCCTGTGGTTGGCCTACGCCACCGCCGGCTACAACCTGATCGAGGGCCTAGTCGCCGTCGCCGCCGGGGCGGCGGCGTCCTCCACGGCTCTGATCGGCTTCGGCCTGGACTCGTTCGTCGAGGTGTCCAGCGCGGCCGTACTCATCTGGCAGTTCCGCTCCCGCGTGCCGGAGGACCGCGAGCGCCGGGCGCTACGGCTGATCGGCCTGTCGTTCTTCGCCCTGGCCGCCTGGGTGACCTTCGACGCCCTCCGCTCGCTTCTCGCTGGCGGCGACGCCGACGCCAGCCCCGCCGGCATCGCTCTGGCCGTGGCGTCGCTGATCGTGATGCCGCTGCTGGTGCGGGCCAAGCGGCGCACCGGCCGGGAGCTCGGCTCCGCCACCGTCATGGCCGACTCCACCCAGACGATGCTGTGCACCTACCTGTCCGCGGTGCTCCTCGTCGGCCTCGCCCTCAACGCCCTGTGGGGCTGGTCCTGGGCCGACCCGATCGCTGGGCTCGTCATCGCTGGCGTCGCGGTGCGGGAAGGCGTGGCGGCGTGGCGCGGCGAGCACTGCGACGACTGCGCACCGCTGCCGGTCTCCGACAACGCCACCGGCCAACCCTCGGGCTGCGCCGACGGCTGCTGCACCGACCGCAAGGCGTAGGAAGAGGATCGACTCCGGATCGGCGGCATGAGGTTTCTCCGGCGGCTGGAAGCCGCGACGCCGGCGGCATGGAGTGGATCAACCGGAGACGACCACCAGGTCACTGGTTTCGGCGTTGGCTGATCCCGCCCTGGATCGCCTCCCACACACTCCGGCCCACCTGTCGCAGGGTCTCGCTGGCCTGCTCGGCCAGCTGTGCGGCGCTCGGCGGCCCCTCGCCCGGCTCCTCCTGCGGTTCCCTGCCCGCTGCCGACTCCCCACCCGGACCGCCCCGACCCGGACCGCCCCGACCCGGACCGCCCTGACCCGGGCCGCCCGGGCCGCCCTGACCCGGGCCACCACCGGGGCCGGGTGCGGTCGGACCGGTCGGACGCCCCTCGCCGGCCGGTTGACCCGTACCGCTCGGACGTCCGGCGGCCTGCTCCCGGAGCGTCCGGTCGGCGACGGCCCCGATCGCCCCGGTCCGCTGACCCAGTTCGTCGGTGGCACCGCCGCCCTCCGGCTCGCCCCGCTCGCCGGCCCCGCGGTCCGCTGCTCCGCCGCCGCGGCCACCCACGCCCTGGCCCACCCCGCCGGCAGTCTGGCCGGCCCCACCAACGGCCCGGCCGGCCGCCTCGCCACCAGGTCGGGTCGCCGCACCGCCGGCACGGGTCGCCTCCGTGACGCCCCTCGCCACCTCGCCGGCACCACGGGCGACGGACCCCGTGGCGCGGACCGCCTCGGCGGGAGCGCCGGAGAGCTGGCGGGCCGTCGCCGCGAGCTGGTCACCGATGACCTGCTGCGCGGCACGGTTCACGTCGTCGATGGAGGCGCTGGCCGTCCCCGACAGGATTTCGAGGATCTGCGGGTTGCGGTCGATCGTGGTCAGCGCGCGGTCGAGGATCTCCACCAGCTTCTCGAGGCGTACCTTGAGCAGCGCCTCCGCCTGCACACCGGTGATGTCCAGCTCGACCTTCCGCAGGTGGACGCGGACCCCGGCGTCGATCTGGAGCAGGTTGGCCAGTCGGGCGCGCAGGGAGAGGTCGGCGTCCAGCCCGTCCACCGCGAGGCGGATCGAGTCGACCGACACCTCCGGCACGTCGAGCAGGACGTCCGGCTCGGAGTCCGCGTCCGGCCGGGTCGTGTCCCGACGGGCCGGCTCGGCGCTCACCCGCCACCGGGTCGGCCCGTCGACGGGCCGGTCCGCGCCCCGCTCCTGCCTCTCGTCACTCATGCTCCCCGCTCCGCTCCACGCACCGGCTGCCAAGGACGGTCGGGCGCGCTTACCCGAATTCCGTCCGCCCATCCCGGCAGGAGACCGGTGTACGCAGCGGCGTCCCGGGGGTGTCCGGAACCGGGCAGCACCACTAAGTCGCACACCCGGGCATCAGCCGGTATGGTCCGGGCCTATGGGACAGGAGATGCCCGATCCGGCCGACATCCGGCAGTACGTCGAACGGTTCTCGCTCCGCAGCTCACTCCTCGTTCCCGCCTCCGACGAGCAGGCGTTCGGGGTGTTCACCGGCGCGATGACCGACTGGTGGGTGACGGAGTACACGTGGTCGGGGCCCGGCCTCCTCACCGAGCTGGGCATGGAACCCCGGGCCGGCGGCATGCTCTACGAGATCGGCCCGTACGGCTTCCGGAACGACTGGGGCCGCGTGCTGACCTGGGACCCGCCCCGGCGGCTCGTCTTCACCTGGCAGATCGGCGCGGACCGCGTCCCGGTCCCCGACCCCTCCCAGGCCAGCGAGGTCGAGGCGCTGTTCCAGCCGGACCCGTCCGGCGGCACCCGGGTGGAGCTGGAGCACCGGCACTTCGACCGGCACGGCACGGCGGCGGAGGGCTACCGCGAGGCACTCACCGCCGGCTGGCACGAGCTGCTCTCCCGCTACGCGAGCGTCGTCGCGAAGCGCGTCGCCGGCTGAGCATCGCCTCAGCGGCCGATACCCGGGCGAGGGCCGGTGCTGACACCGCGACCGCCGAGGTCGGCGCGGTGGCCGGCGGTGGCACCGGAGCGGAACCCGGTCCCGGCCAGCCGCCGCCTCGGGGCCGTACGAAGCCGCGGGTAGACCTCCGCGAGCCGGCGCTGCACCCGGTCGGAGCGGTCGGCCAGGACCAGCGCGACGGAGGGCTCACCCGAGTCGCTCGCCGCCGCCACCTCCGCCGCCCGCAACCGCTCCCCGATCACCTGCGCGAACCCGGCCAGCCAGGACCGCCGGAACGCGGCGGGGTGCTCGTCCGGCGGGACCGGGGTGCCGGCCAGGCCGTGCGCGGCCTGCACCAGCAGTGAGGTGAAGAGAAGGTCGACCCGTTCGAGGTCGCTCGCGAAGCCGAAGAGGTGCATCGCGAAGCCGCTGCCGTGCCGACGGCGTACGCAGCGGCAGCGCAGCGAATCGGCGACGGCCGCGAGCAGGCCCGCCTTGTCCCGGGCGTACGGGGCGACGACCTCGACCACCCGGTCGCCGACCGGGTCGGTGGCCGGGTCGCGGGCGGCCAGCAGCGCACGGTCGACGCCGTAGCGGGCGATCAGCTCGGTCGCCTTGGCCATGAACGCCGCCGACTCGGCGGGTGTGCAGGCCGGGTCCTCCGCCTTCGCCAGCAGCTTGCGGACCTTGCTCAGCATCGCCTCGGACATGTGCACAGGCCCAGGCCTATCACGGACGGCGGACGACGGACGAGGTGACGCGTCAACCCCGCGACGGCGGCACCGGCCGAGGTGTCGCGGCGCCCGCCCCCCGACGGGCGCCGCGCTACCCGGCGCGACTGCGAAGGGTGGCCACCGTCGACCCGGCCAGGGTGAGCAAACAGTCCGGCAGGAGCCCGTCGGCCGCCGCCGCGCCGAACAGCGCCGCGCCGGTGTCGGCGTCGGAGTTGGCGTACGCGCTCACGAAGCGCGCCACCCAGCGGGTGTCGTAGCCGGCCTCGTCGATGCCCGGGAAGTCGAGGGCGCAGGTGCCGGAACCGGTCGGCTGGCCCACCATCGTCGCGGCGAGACACCACGCGACCCCGTACGCGCCGGCCAGGCCCGACCGGTCGACGACGGCGTCGAAGGTGCCGCAGACCGCCTCCCCGTCGCCGGCCAGCGCCGAGCGGAGCACCGCTGCGGCGTCCTCCTGCGTCTGCTGTGGTGAATCGGTCACGCAGGGCACGGTAGGACGGGCCGTCAAGCGCCAGCCGGGCCGTAACTCTCCGTGAGCAAAGGGGCCTACCTGCGGATTGAGGCACGGCCACGGTCCCGCGGGAAAGCCGGGCACGCTAATCTGCGCAGCGGACCTTCGCGGAGGAAGGACGACCATGCTCATCTCACGCGCCTCGCGGGCAGCCACCCTGGCCGCCTGCGCGACGTTCCTGCTCGCCACCAGCGCCTGCGGGACCGACAAGCCCGAAGAGGGCAGCACCAACACCCAGGTGCGCCTCTACGGCACCGACGGCAACATGCTCAACTCCTACGCCGCAGAGCTGAAGGAGCGGGCCGGTCTGGTCGACGGTATGAAGGGCACCACCCCGCTGACGCCGCTGCCGGAGGACTTCAAGCGCCGGCTGCTGGCCGTCGACCCGAACCTGACGGACTTCCTCTACGCGGCGGAGGCGTACGACGCGGTGCTGATCAGCGCGCTCGCCGCGCAGCTGGCCGGTAGCACCGACCCGGCCGCCATCGCTAAGCAGATCGTCGGCGTCACGAACGGCGGGCAGCGCTGCGAGACGGCCGCCAGCTGCCTCGATCTGGCCCGCAAGGGGCAGGACATCGAGTACCGCAGCGTCTCCCTGACCCGGGCCGGCTTCACCGACGCCGGTGAGCCGTCCACGGCCAGCTACGCCACGCTGCACTTCGACGGGCAGCAGATCAACGACGGCAAGACCGAGTTCGTCGGGGCCGGCCTCGAGTCGGGGGCGAGCACCAAGGCTCCGCCGCGGCCGAAGAAGCAGGGCACCGGCGCGGCCGACCGCAACGACGGCTCCCCGCTGGTGCTGGGCGGTCTGCTGCCGAAGACCGGTGACCTCGCGATCGCCAACCCTCCGCTGTCCGCCGGAGCCGCGCTGGCCATCAAGGAGATCAACGCCGCCGGTGGCGCCCTGGGCGACCCGGTCACCTGGATCGACGGTGACGACGGCACCAACCCGGCGGTCGCCAAGGCCACCGTGGCCAGCCACGTCGAGGCCGGCGTACACGTCATCATCGGCGCGGGCGGCTCGGGCATCTCCCGGGAGGTGCTGCCGGACGTGGTGAAGGCCGGCCTGGTCCTGTTCTCCCCGTCGAACACCGACGCCAGCCTGACCGACCTGGACGACAAGGGTCTCTACTTCCGGACGGCCCCGCCGGACAGCCTCCAGGGTCGGGCGCTCGCCGACGTGATCATGCGGGACGGCCCGCAGAAGATCGCCATCGTGGCCCGTAAGGACTCCTACGGTGAGGGCCTGCAGGGCTTCGTCCGGGCCGAGCTGGAGAAGGCCGGCATCGGCGCGGACCGGCTGAAGCTGCTCACGTACGAGCCGCCGGAGGACGCGAAGGCCAAGCCGGTCGACTTCACGTCCGGCGCCCAGGAGATCAAGTCCTTCGGGGCCGACGCCGTCCTGATCATCGGCTTCGGTGAGTCGGCCGCGGTGATCCGTGCGCTCGCCGACGCGGGGGTGCAGCTGCGGCGTTGAGCCGCCGAACGGACCGCGACGGCCGCACCGGGTGAACCGGTGCGGCCGTCTCCGTGTCAGCGGTCGCGGCGGCGTTCCAGGAACTCGGTCATCCGCCGGTGCTTCTCCTCGTCCTCGAAGAGCACCGCCTGGCTGACCAGGTCCAGCTGCGGGTGGGCGGCGGCCGGCGCGTCCACCGCCAGTTTGGTGAGCCGCAGCGCCAGGGCGGAACCCTTCGCCATCTCGTCCAGCAGGCCGTGAGCCGTCGGCAGCAGGTCGGCCGGCTCGGCGACCACCCGGTTGACCAGTCCGATCCGCAGCGCCTCGTCGGCGTCCACCCGCCGGCCGGTGAAGAGCAGCTCCTTGGCCCGCGCCTCCCCGACCAGCGCCGGCAGGCGGTGGGTCGCACCGGCGCCGGCCAGGATCCCCAGCCGCACCTCCGGCTGCCCGAAGACCGCACGGGCCGTGCAGACCCGCAGGTCACACGCGTACGCCAGCTCGGCGCCCCCGCCCAGGGCCGGTCCGTCGACGGCGGCCACGGTCGGCATGGGCAGCGCCCGGATCCGGGCGAACACGGCGGAGTTGATCGCGGCCAGCGCGTCCAGGCGACCCCGCTCCCGGAGCTGCCCGATGTCGGCACCGCCGGCGAAGATGCCCTCCGCGCCGCCGGTGAGCAGCAGCAGCCGGGGGCGCGCCTCCAGCGCGGCGCACAACTCGTGCAGGCTCCGCACCAGGTCGGCGTCGATGGCGTTGCGCTTCTCCGGGCGGTCCAGCGTGGCGACCACCCGGTCGGCGTGCTCCTCGACGCGCAGCCCGGTCACGCCTTGGCCCCGTTCTCCCAGCGGTAGAAGCCCTGCCCGGACTTCTTGCCCAGCCTGCCGGCGGCCACCATCTCCACCAGCAGCGGCGGCGGCGCGAACCGGTCGCCGTACGCGGCCTGGAGGGTACGCGCGATGTCCAGCCGGACGTCCAGGCCGACCAGGTCGGTGAGTTCCAGCGGGCCGACCGGGTGCCGGTATCCGAGCACCATCGCCTTGTCGATGTCGGCCGGGCTCGCGACCCCGTCGGCGACCATCCGGATCGCCTCGAGCCCCAGCGTGACGCCGAGCCGGGAGGTGGCGAAACCGGGCATGTCGCGTACGACGACGGGGTCCTTGCCCAACCGGCCGGCGAGCGCGACGGCCGCGTCGGTGGTCTCCGGCGCGGTGGCCGGGCCGACCACGACCTCGAGCAGCGCCATCGCCCAGACCGGGTTGAAGAAGTGCAGGCCGAGGAAGCGGTCCGGGCTGGCCAGCCCGTCGGCCAGCTCGGCGATCGAGATGCTGGAGGTGTTGCTGCCGAGCAGCGCCGGGCGCAGCGCCTCGGCGTCACGCAGGACGGTCCGCTTGAGGTCGGTCCGCTCCGGTACGGCCTCCACGACGACGTCCGGCCCCTCCGCGACCTCGGCGAGCGCGCCGCGCAGGGTCATCCGCGACCGGTTCGTCGCCGCCTGCTCGGCGGTCAGCCTGCCGCGGCCCACCGCCCGGTCCCACAGCTCGCCCAGGCGGGCCACGGCGGCCTCGCCCCGCGCCCGGTCGACCTCGACCAGTTCCACCGCGTACCCGGCCCCGGCCGCCACGTACGCGATCCCGAGCCCCATCGTGCCGGCCCCGACGACGACACAGCGGTCGTTCATGACGCCTCCCTGCCTCGGGCGGCGCCACGGGGTTCGCCCGCGCCTCTCCGCCTGTTCAACTCGCTCATGCGGCCGACCCTATTAGGGCCTGCGTCGACGTCCCCGGCCGGCCCGCGCCGGCAGGCGTGGCGCCGGGACGGTCCGGGTACTTGTCGGGGCATCGATCGAAGGAGGACGACGAGATGAGCCAGTCACCGGAGACCACGGACGCCGTCGGCCCGGCGGAGACCGTCGAGACGCGCGGGGACGACCGGGTGGACCTGCTGCGCGCGGACACCAACAACGACGGCCGCACCGACGTGTGGGTGGTGGACACCGACGGGGACGGCAGGGCGGACCTGTTCCAGTTCGACACCGACGGCGACGGCACGGTCGACGTGACGATGGTCGACCTGGACGAGGACGGCACCCCGGACACGGTGGTCGACGGCGACGGCGGCCTGCCTCCCGAGCCGCTCCCCCCGACCGTCCAGGTGTGAGGACGCCGTCCTACCGCCCGCGCAGGCGGAGTGTCGCCAGGTAGTACGGGGCGTCCTGGTCGTCGACGTCGGTCAGGCGCCAGGGGCTGTCGTGGACCAGCGCGCCCAGTTCCTCGGCCGAGCACACCAGGTAGTCGAACCAGGGCGTTCCCAGTTCCCGGTAGCGCAGCCGCAGCCGGAGCTGCCCGCCAAGGCGGCCCCGGCGGCGGTTGCGCTCGTGGTATCCGGTGTGCACCGGGTCGCGGGTGCCGTACGGGTCGGTGCCGTGGGCGATGACCTGCGCGCCGGGGCGGGCGAGCGCGGCGAGCGCGGCGAGGAAGCCGGGTGCCCGCTCGCGCCCCTCGATCAGGCCGAGGTTGTTGCCGAGCAGCAGGAAGGTGTCGTAGCGCCGCCCGTCGGCGACGTGCGCGTCGACCGTCCCGTGCACCAGGTCGCGTACGCCCCGGCGGCGGCACACGTCGAGCGCGCCCGCCGAGGTGTCCAGTCCGGTCACCGGTAAGCCCCGCTCCTGGAGCAGCAGCGCGATGCGGCCCGCCCCGACACCCACGTCCAGGGTGGCGCCGCGGGCCCGGTCGACCGCCCGGTGGTCGTACGGCTGCCAGTGCTCCGGCCCCTCGAGGTAGTGCGCCGCCGGAGCACCGTTGACCAGGCCGTCGTCGCGTTCGATGATCTCGATGACCGGGCGGGGCAGTCGGCCGCCCACGAGCGGTCGGGGGCCGACCCCGGTCGCCACGGCGAGGGCGTCGCGCAGCAGTTCCCCGATCACGTCCCCGATGCGCGGCTCGCCGATCACACCCGTCACGTTAGGCGTGTCGCCCGGATCTTCGCCGGGCGGCCCGGGACGGCGATCCAGGAGACACGCCCAACCGCACCGTCGCGCGACCGCAGCGGCCGTATCCTGGCGGCGTGACCACGCTGGACCGCCTCGCGGCGGAGAAGTACATCCTGCTCACGACCTTCCGGAAGGACGGCCGGGAGGTGCCGACGCCGGTGTGGGCGGTCCGCGACGGCGATGCGCTGGCGGTGTGGACGGTGGCCGACTCGGGCAAGGTGAAGCGGATCCGCCGCAGCGGTGACGTGACGGTGGCGCCATGCGATGTCCGCGGCCGGCCGCACGGGCCCTCGGTGCCCGGTCACGCCACGCTGTCCGATCCGGCCGGCACGCGCCGGGTCCGGGCGCTGATCAAGGAGAAGTACCGGCTGCTCGGCCGGCTCACGCTGCTCGGCAGCCGGCTGCGCCGGGGTGAGCAGGGGACGGTCGGCATCCGGGTCACCATCAAGGACTAGGTTCTCCGGCCGGTCGGTCGGCGGCGGGCCCCGGTGCGCTCGGGGAGCGGACGTCGGCCGACACGCGGAAGGGCGGCGGACCGATCGGTCCGCCGCCCTTCGCGCATCGTCTGGTTGACTGTCGGTGCTGGTCAGTCCCCCTGGCGCTGCTGCGGGATCTGCCCCTGCAGCAAGGCCCTGACCTCCGACTCCCGGTACCGACGGTGTCCGCCGAGGGTCCGGATGGCGCTCAGCTTGCCCGCCTTGGCCCACCGGGTCACCGTCTTCGGGTCGACACGGAACATCGACGCCACCTCGGCCGGCGTGAGCAGCGGCTCCGGTTCGTGCGTTCGCGATGCCATGGGTCACTCCTCCACATGTATAGACATCGGCCGGGGTCCCGCCGGCCGACGCGTCTCCCATGGTCCGGCTAGTCCCCGATGTCCGACATGGGCCGAACGGCCGAACGTCCCTAGACGGACGGATGAACCATGCCCGAATTATGCGACTTTTACACGGCAGAAAGTACCTTATTCGGACTCATGATCACGGTTCGTGATGCGTCAACTACGAAGGACCCTCGCGTAATCGTGCAATATGTCGCTAATTGCACCGCTCGAGAAGCTGTACCGCCCGCCAGCGCGCCACCAGCTTGTCGTACGCCGCCGACGCCTCCTCGGCCTCGCCCCGCGACAGCCCGCTGAGACCGGCCGCCACCAGCTCCGGCGAGTCGTCGGCGGCGAGCGTCTCGTCGGAGAGCAGCTCGACCAGCCCGCCGTAGTCCAGTTCCACCACCGACCGCGGGTGGAACTCCTCCAGCCAGCGGGCCGCCTCCTCCACGGCCTCGGTGATCGGCGCCGCACCGACGGACTTGCGCAGCACCGCCAGAGCGCGGGACGCGCGACGGCGGGCCTTGGAGATCTCCGTCCGGTAGCGCAGCGCCCGCCGGCCCGGCCGGGTCACGTGGTGTCGTTCCTCCGCGTCGAAGAGGACGAACCACCGCAGCGGCACCCCCCAGGTGGCGATCTGCTCGTGCACCCGGGGAACGCCGTGTTCCAGCACCCGCGCCCCGCTGCGCCAGTCGTCCACCACCGCCTTGGCCTGCCCGGCCAGCACCGGGGGCACGAAGGCGTCGGCCAGCACCGGCGGTACGCCGTCCCGCGCGCTCAGGGCCGCCTCCGCCACCCGGATGCGCAGGTTCCACGGGCAGACCAGCAGGGTGTCGTCGGTCTCCAGGACGTACGCCTCGTCGGGCAGGTCCGGCAGTCGCGTCCAGCCCGCGCCGAGCGCCTCGATCACCGACGTCCGCTGCCGTCCGGGGCCCTCCACCGGGGCCACGGCGCGTCCCTGCTCGACGTAGCGCCGCCAGTACGACTGACGGTCGCGATCAAAGGCGGTCAGCGGTTCGTACACGCGCAGGTATGAAGCGAAGAGCGACGGCACGGCGCGATCCTCCCACGAGTCGGACACGTAGCCCCGCCCGCACCGCACCGGACGCGCCACGGGCGACCACGGCCGGTCCCGGCCTGCGGACGCCACGCGCCGGGGACGGCGGGACGGCGTCGGCCGATACTAGGCTCAGCGGCACCGGCAGCATCCCGCCGGCGTCCACAGGTCCGCGGCCCACAAGGCCGCACCCCACACCAGGAGCGAGTCATGGGCGTATTCGCCACCACCGACGACCCGGGGTCGACCGGCCACGAACAGGTCGTGTTCTGCCAGGACAAGCAGACCGGCCTCAAGGCGATCATCGGCATCTACTCCACCGCGCTGGGCCCGGCGCTCGGCGGCACCCGGTTCTACCCGTACGCGAGTGAGGAGGCCGCCCTCGCCGACGTGCTCGACCTGTCCCGCGGCATGGCGTACAAGAACGCCCTCGCCGGTCTGGACCTGGGCGGCGGCAAGGCGGTCATCTGGGGTGACCCGGAGCAGGTCAAGAGCGAGGCGCTGCTGCGCGCGTACGGCCGCTTCGTCGAGTCGCTCGGCGGCCGCTACTACACCGCCTGCGACGTCGGCACCTACGTCGCCGACATGGACGTGGTCGCCCGCGAGACCCGGTACGTCACCGGCCGCAGCGTCGAGCACGGCGGCGCGGGTGACTCCTCGGTCCTCACCGCCTGGGGCGTCTTCCAGGGCATGCGCGCCGCCGCCGAGCACGTCTGGGGTGCGCCGACGCTGCACGGGAAGCGGGTCGGCGTGGCCGGCCTGGGCAAGGTCGGCAAGTACCTGGTCGGCCACCTGGTCGACGACGGCGCCGAGGTGGTGGCGACCGACGTCAACCCGAAGGCCCTGGAGTGGGCCCGCACGACCTACCCGCAGGTGACGCTGGCCGACGACGCCGCCGCGCTCGTCGCCGCCGACATCGACGTGTACGCCCCGTGCGCGCTGGGCGGCGCCCTGAACGACGACACGGTGCCGGTACTGCGTGCCAAGGT
This region includes:
- a CDS encoding RNA polymerase sigma-70 factor, translated to MSDHAGDPATETFVAHRNLLFTVAYEILGSAADAEDVLQETWLRWVKVELDQVRDQRAYLIRITTRQSLNRLRTLQRRKEAYVGPWLPEPLLTPPDTAEDVELAESVSMAMMLVLETLSPTERAVFVLREAFDVSYDEIAAAVGKSPAAVRQIAHRARRHVDARRPRTVVSPSERRAALEAFQRAVETSDLRGLLDVLAPDVVVVGDGGGVKQAALRPIVGAEKTVRMFFGSMRKVGGTLTTEATVINGNPALLFRLDGEIDGVAALRIEDARVTGIYYVRNPEKLSRIESETPLTLR
- a CDS encoding 3-hydroxyacyl-CoA dehydrogenase family protein; amino-acid sequence: MNDRCVVVGAGTMGLGIAYVAAGAGYAVELVEVDRARGEAAVARLGELWDRAVGRGRLTAEQAATNRSRMTLRGALAEVAEGPDVVVEAVPERTDLKRTVLRDAEALRPALLGSNTSSISIAELADGLASPDRFLGLHFFNPVWAMALLEVVVGPATAPETTDAAVALAGRLGKDPVVVRDMPGFATSRLGVTLGLEAIRMVADGVASPADIDKAMVLGYRHPVGPLELTDLVGLDVRLDIARTLQAAYGDRFAPPPLLVEMVAAGRLGKKSGQGFYRWENGAKA
- a CDS encoding helix-turn-helix transcriptional regulator, which encodes MAIGCAPGLEPAVALFRSLGDPTRLAILHRLASGEARVVDLTNELGLAQSTVSKHLACLRDCRLVDYRVDGRQSFYALTRPELLDLLRSAEQVLAATGEAVALCPVYGTPAGSAAGATA
- a CDS encoding SRPBCC family protein; the encoded protein is MGQEMPDPADIRQYVERFSLRSSLLVPASDEQAFGVFTGAMTDWWVTEYTWSGPGLLTELGMEPRAGGMLYEIGPYGFRNDWGRVLTWDPPRRLVFTWQIGADRVPVPDPSQASEVEALFQPDPSGGTRVELEHRHFDRHGTAAEGYREALTAGWHELLSRYASVVAKRVAG
- a CDS encoding DUF2786 domain-containing protein, which translates into the protein MSEAMLSKVRKLLAKAEDPACTPAESAAFMAKATELIARYGVDRALLAARDPATDPVGDRVVEVVAPYARDKAGLLAAVADSLRCRCVRRRHGSGFAMHLFGFASDLERVDLLFTSLLVQAAHGLAGTPVPPDEHPAAFRRSWLAGFAQVIGERLRAAEVAAASDSGEPSVALVLADRSDRVQRRLAEVYPRLRTAPRRRLAGTGFRSGATAGHRADLGGRGVSTGPRPGIGR
- a CDS encoding enoyl-CoA hydratase/isomerase family protein → MTGLRVEEHADRVVATLDRPEKRNAIDADLVRSLHELCAALEARPRLLLLTGGAEGIFAGGADIGQLRERGRLDALAAINSAVFARIRALPMPTVAAVDGPALGGGAELAYACDLRVCTARAVFGQPEVRLGILAGAGATHRLPALVGEARAKELLFTGRRVDADEALRIGLVNRVVAEPADLLPTAHGLLDEMAKGSALALRLTKLAVDAPAAAHPQLDLVSQAVLFEDEEKHRRMTEFLERRRDR
- a CDS encoding cation diffusion facilitator family transporter, translating into MSTSLLTPERRAVLSRRSLWLAYATAGYNLIEGLVAVAAGAAASSTALIGFGLDSFVEVSSAAVLIWQFRSRVPEDRERRALRLIGLSFFALAAWVTFDALRSLLAGGDADASPAGIALAVASLIVMPLLVRAKRRTGRELGSATVMADSTQTMLCTYLSAVLLVGLALNALWGWSWADPIAGLVIAGVAVREGVAAWRGEHCDDCAPLPVSDNATGQPSGCADGCCTDRKA
- a CDS encoding ABC transporter substrate-binding protein, which encodes MLISRASRAATLAACATFLLATSACGTDKPEEGSTNTQVRLYGTDGNMLNSYAAELKERAGLVDGMKGTTPLTPLPEDFKRRLLAVDPNLTDFLYAAEAYDAVLISALAAQLAGSTDPAAIAKQIVGVTNGGQRCETAASCLDLARKGQDIEYRSVSLTRAGFTDAGEPSTASYATLHFDGQQINDGKTEFVGAGLESGASTKAPPRPKKQGTGAADRNDGSPLVLGGLLPKTGDLAIANPPLSAGAALAIKEINAAGGALGDPVTWIDGDDGTNPAVAKATVASHVEAGVHVIIGAGGSGISREVLPDVVKAGLVLFSPSNTDASLTDLDDKGLYFRTAPPDSLQGRALADVIMRDGPQKIAIVARKDSYGEGLQGFVRAELEKAGIGADRLKLLTYEPPEDAKAKPVDFTSGAQEIKSFGADAVLIIGFGESAAVIRALADAGVQLRR